A portion of the Dethiosulfovibrio faecalis genome contains these proteins:
- a CDS encoding tripartite tricarboxylate transporter permease — protein MIDMLLSAASSLARPEVLLSVLGGTAGGMVIGAIPGLTATMAVALLIPVTFGMDPVVGLAMMGGVYSGGMYGGAISSILLSTPGTPAAAATAFDGYPMTRQGKGGVAIAVATIGSFWGGIISTFALLSLAPVLANFALRFGPPEYFLLSLLGLASIVTLTSGNLLKGLISGVIGLIIASIGMDPIDGFIRFTGGIVDLFEGVSFMPALIGLFSVSQVLELTAESHIVQELGADPESLKRSSIPKGLASTIARGGFIGTVVGILPGAGATIASFISYNFAKQVSKNPGSFGKGNPEGVAAAESANNGCVGGSLVPLLTLGIPGNSVAAALMGGLMIQGLIPGPELFTRFGTVTYAFILSLFLANICFLVLGLYFAPFFARVATVPNSILIPSITILSVIGSYAINNSIFDVWLMLGFGIGGYFLHRAGFSLGAVVLGLILGPIAELGFGQSLIISHGSPMIFFERPICLVLWGLILLLLLPAFKKKKKDVPV, from the coding sequence ATGATCGATATGCTTTTGTCAGCGGCTTCCTCTTTAGCTCGTCCCGAGGTGCTTCTCTCTGTATTGGGAGGAACAGCCGGTGGAATGGTTATAGGTGCCATACCTGGCCTGACCGCGACCATGGCGGTGGCTCTCCTGATCCCGGTCACGTTCGGCATGGACCCGGTGGTGGGGCTTGCCATGATGGGTGGCGTATACAGCGGAGGGATGTACGGAGGGGCCATATCGTCGATCCTTTTATCCACCCCTGGCACTCCCGCTGCGGCAGCGACGGCTTTCGACGGTTATCCCATGACCAGACAGGGTAAGGGAGGAGTCGCTATCGCGGTCGCAACGATAGGAAGCTTCTGGGGTGGAATCATCTCTACCTTCGCTCTGTTGTCGCTTGCTCCTGTTTTGGCCAATTTTGCTCTGAGGTTCGGTCCTCCCGAATACTTTCTTCTATCCCTTTTGGGCTTGGCCAGCATAGTTACACTGACCTCGGGGAATCTACTCAAAGGGCTGATATCTGGTGTCATAGGCTTGATAATAGCCTCCATCGGAATGGACCCGATAGATGGATTTATACGTTTCACCGGAGGCATCGTAGACCTCTTCGAGGGAGTTTCCTTTATGCCCGCTCTGATAGGGTTGTTTTCCGTTAGCCAGGTGCTGGAGTTGACCGCGGAGAGCCATATAGTCCAGGAGCTCGGTGCCGATCCGGAGTCCTTGAAGAGATCCTCCATCCCTAAGGGGTTGGCTAGTACCATCGCCAGAGGAGGCTTTATCGGCACGGTGGTCGGAATTCTCCCTGGAGCTGGAGCCACTATAGCGTCCTTCATCTCCTATAACTTCGCCAAGCAGGTATCTAAAAATCCCGGTTCCTTCGGGAAGGGAAATCCCGAAGGGGTGGCCGCTGCGGAAAGCGCCAACAACGGTTGTGTTGGAGGTTCTCTCGTTCCCTTGCTTACCTTGGGGATTCCCGGAAACTCCGTTGCAGCTGCCTTGATGGGGGGGCTGATGATACAGGGGCTTATCCCTGGCCCGGAGCTCTTCACCCGCTTTGGCACTGTGACCTACGCGTTTATACTGTCTCTTTTCCTTGCCAATATCTGTTTTCTCGTCTTGGGGCTTTATTTTGCGCCCTTCTTCGCAAGGGTAGCGACGGTGCCGAACTCCATCCTCATTCCGTCTATCACGATACTGTCTGTTATCGGAAGTTACGCTATAAATAACAGTATATTCGACGTGTGGTTGATGTTGGGGTTTGGAATCGGAGGGTATTTTCTTCACAGAGCAGGGTTTTCCCTGGGAGCAGTGGTGTTAGGCCTGATCCTGGGGCCGATCGCCGAGCTGGGATTCGGGCAATCTCTGATAATATCCCACGGTTCACCGATGATTTTTTTCGAAAGGCCTATCTGTCTGGTTCTATGGGGCTTGATCTTGCTTTTGCTTCTTCCCGCTTTTAAGAAGAAAAAGAAGGATGTTCCTGTGTAA
- a CDS encoding tripartite tricarboxylate transporter TctB family protein produces MNRKFLNILCAAAGLVLAAAMFFSAGTFPDRAEAATRYVVFLSGLLACLSLALMAQFAFKDSDGETIRWVVNRRTFLFTVVASVLFVLLLNLVGFFPASGFYMFVLGWILGFRDKTWLLIGTLGLLGFVYIVFVRFLAVPVPSGFWGA; encoded by the coding sequence ATGAATAGAAAATTCTTAAATATTCTCTGTGCCGCCGCCGGGTTAGTCCTGGCGGCAGCCATGTTTTTTTCTGCCGGTACTTTCCCGGACAGGGCGGAGGCAGCCACGAGATATGTCGTTTTTCTCTCCGGCCTACTGGCCTGTCTTTCCCTGGCGCTGATGGCTCAGTTTGCGTTTAAGGACAGCGATGGAGAGACGATACGGTGGGTGGTGAACAGAAGGACCTTTCTCTTTACTGTCGTGGCATCCGTACTGTTCGTCCTCCTGCTGAATTTAGTCGGCTTTTTCCCGGCCAGTGGATTTTATATGTTCGTTCTAGGGTGGATCTTGGGATTTAGAGATAAGACGTGGCTTTTGATCGGCACGTTGGGATTACTTGGATTCGTCTACATCGTTTTCGTCCGATTCCTGGCTGTGCCTGTTCCATCTGGATTCTGGGGGGCTTGA
- the phoU gene encoding phosphate signaling complex protein PhoU: MLKWFASMMNKSLSDGGRRDVSYGDDRERILSLVRLMGDEVCIALSDSVISLKEGNVELARKVIDRDDLIDGMETDVNRECLASIAIRKPVREDLRFVFAVLKIATDLERIGDQAVNVAERALTVSKYPMLKPLVDISKMTEISINMVKKALRSFFDRDTDLAVHVFREDKQLDRIAVDLSEELIEMMAEMEKGDKDGITVATELLLTARHLERVGDHASNVSERVFFMVRGERLKEVVLGKVPETAREELLTKNLMDLTDKK; this comes from the coding sequence ATGTTGAAATGGTTCGCGAGTATGATGAACAAAAGTCTCAGTGATGGGGGCAGGCGAGATGTCTCCTACGGAGACGACAGAGAGAGGATACTTTCATTGGTCCGTTTGATGGGAGATGAGGTCTGCATCGCTCTATCGGATTCAGTGATATCCCTTAAAGAGGGTAACGTCGAGCTTGCTCGAAAAGTAATAGATAGAGACGACCTGATCGACGGAATGGAGACCGACGTAAACAGGGAATGCCTCGCATCGATCGCAATAAGAAAACCAGTGAGGGAGGATCTCCGTTTTGTGTTTGCGGTCTTGAAGATAGCCACAGACCTTGAACGCATAGGAGATCAGGCGGTCAACGTAGCGGAGAGGGCTCTCACCGTATCTAAGTATCCGATGTTGAAGCCTCTTGTCGATATTTCCAAGATGACCGAGATATCCATAAATATGGTAAAAAAGGCCCTGAGGTCCTTCTTCGATAGAGATACGGATTTGGCCGTTCACGTGTTCAGGGAAGATAAACAGCTGGACAGAATCGCCGTGGACCTCTCGGAAGAACTGATAGAGATGATGGCGGAAATGGAAAAGGGAGATAAAGACGGAATAACCGTAGCAACCGAACTTCTGCTCACAGCGAGACATCTTGAGAGGGTGGGAGACCACGCCAGCAACGTGTCGGAAAGGGTTTTTTTCATGGTAAGAGGCGAGAGGCTGAAAGAAGTCGTCTTAGGAAAGGTGCCGGAAACGGCCAGGGAGGAATTGCTCACTAAAAACCTGATGGATTTAACCGATAAAAAATAA
- a CDS encoding type III PLP-dependent enzyme: MLGVPASYSFDMERFVTKERFEGIKDFLKDKETPCLLLDLKNVERNFDDLTRTMPYAKIHYAVKANPHEAILRMLIRKGCNFDFASMNELDTMLALDASPDRLSYGHTIKKSEHIAYAYEKGVRLFATDSEDDLRRIAKNAPGSRVFFRLFMECSGADWSLSRKFGAHPDTIFKLIRLSKELDVIPWGLSFHVGSQQRDIGQWGNAIASCRYLFDSAKELGIQLKLINLGGGFPAKYIQPTVPLEIYAKEVTRFLTEDFPEGIPDIIIEPGRSLVGDCGILTTQVVLKSKKESYNPYSWLYIDAGKFGGLYETIDESIKYPIYSEKQGPVEEYIIAGPTCDSLDVLYERDKYMLPKNLEEGDRLYFFSTGAYVNSCSLESFNGFKPPKVYIYDKD, translated from the coding sequence ATGTTAGGCGTACCAGCCAGTTACAGTTTCGACATGGAGAGATTCGTCACAAAGGAAAGGTTCGAGGGAATAAAGGACTTTCTAAAGGACAAGGAGACGCCCTGCCTCCTGCTGGACCTCAAGAACGTGGAACGGAACTTCGACGATCTCACCAGGACCATGCCCTACGCCAAGATACACTATGCGGTTAAGGCCAATCCCCACGAGGCTATACTGAGAATGTTGATCCGCAAGGGGTGCAATTTCGACTTCGCCTCTATGAACGAACTCGACACCATGCTGGCCCTAGATGCATCACCGGATAGGCTCAGTTACGGACACACGATCAAAAAATCCGAGCATATAGCCTACGCCTACGAAAAGGGAGTTCGTCTTTTCGCCACGGATTCGGAGGACGACCTTAGACGAATAGCCAAGAACGCCCCCGGCTCGCGAGTCTTCTTCAGACTTTTCATGGAATGCAGCGGAGCGGACTGGTCATTGTCTCGAAAGTTCGGCGCTCATCCCGATACTATATTCAAACTGATTCGACTATCAAAAGAGCTCGACGTCATACCCTGGGGACTGTCGTTCCACGTAGGATCCCAGCAACGAGACATCGGGCAGTGGGGAAACGCCATCGCCAGTTGCCGGTATCTATTCGACTCGGCAAAGGAACTGGGGATCCAGCTGAAGCTTATCAACCTGGGGGGCGGTTTCCCCGCCAAGTACATACAGCCGACGGTCCCTCTGGAGATATATGCAAAGGAGGTAACCCGTTTTCTCACCGAGGACTTTCCCGAGGGCATACCGGATATAATCATCGAACCGGGCCGTTCTTTGGTCGGAGATTGCGGAATCTTGACCACCCAGGTGGTGCTGAAGTCGAAGAAGGAAAGCTATAACCCTTACAGCTGGCTTTACATAGACGCCGGTAAATTCGGAGGTCTCTACGAGACCATAGACGAATCGATCAAATACCCCATATACTCGGAAAAGCAGGGCCCTGTGGAGGAATACATCATCGCCGGACCGACCTGCGACAGCCTTGACGTCCTTTACGAGAGGGATAAATATATGCTGCCGAAGAATCTGGAAGAAGGGGACAGGCTCTACTTTTTCTCCACCGGAGCTTACGTCAATTCCTGCTCTCTGGAGAGCTTCAACGGCTTCAAACCTCCCAAGGTCTACATATACGACAAAGATTAA
- a CDS encoding DEAD/DEAH box helicase, whose product MGDSLYSWQRKAIDRIGGDSAVLSAPTGSGKTWVAYIWAGLYDLEGGKLDIPSGERVIFTAPIKALSNERYMDLISMGFDVGIETGDFKKNPQASVICCTQEIYALKYAGRSGIKLVIDEFHYIFGENDRSRAYIDGIRKTSPDVPMLVMSATFGGASKVQAYLERITDRPFVLFESSERVTDLVFCDEPVTPREIRDALIFVFSQKGAQQVADMIADERLRFDDSRKRRLEDLAWILEVSGIRRCMFKGVGIYHGSLLPKEKLLVERAYRERIIDVVVGTDALALGVNLPAERAVFAQLVKFHDRCPISKNAFLQMSGRAGRKGLFEKGYVTWIDKSPAEAFGVRTEEVFRSLVSAPSEEARVELRPDFGAILKGRSSVENEADIVASGSLPELSYRRVLADIRQAMEIIDGSLDKIVPDEKTRFRAILADVWYGEMEVEQNLDMAELFFWGIGKDDYVHPDGLTAAELLLKHERNELQSLLKVKRFNNSLPEDYKLSRMDEVDEAVMEIDPTVFGFEEKIYEMDTTKVELPALKHRVTDRSKEGKKRSGRRRRRDFGKRGRRR is encoded by the coding sequence ATGGGAGATTCCCTCTATTCTTGGCAGAGAAAGGCTATAGATCGCATAGGAGGCGATAGTGCCGTTCTCTCCGCCCCTACGGGATCCGGTAAGACGTGGGTTGCCTACATATGGGCAGGCCTCTACGACCTGGAGGGCGGAAAGCTTGACATTCCGTCGGGGGAGAGGGTGATTTTTACCGCTCCCATAAAGGCGTTGAGCAACGAAAGATACATGGACCTGATCTCCATGGGGTTCGATGTCGGTATAGAGACCGGTGATTTCAAGAAAAATCCCCAGGCCTCGGTTATATGCTGTACTCAGGAGATCTACGCTCTTAAATACGCTGGACGGTCGGGGATCAAGCTCGTAATAGACGAGTTCCACTATATCTTCGGCGAAAACGACAGAAGCAGGGCCTACATAGACGGGATAAGAAAAACCTCTCCCGATGTGCCTATGTTGGTGATGTCGGCTACTTTCGGAGGGGCCTCCAAGGTTCAGGCCTATCTCGAGAGAATCACAGACCGTCCCTTCGTCTTGTTCGAGTCGTCCGAAAGGGTAACGGATCTGGTCTTTTGTGACGAACCGGTTACACCCAGGGAGATCAGGGATGCATTGATCTTCGTGTTCTCACAGAAAGGAGCTCAGCAGGTCGCCGATATGATCGCCGACGAGAGGCTTCGGTTCGACGACAGCAGGAAGCGCAGACTTGAGGATCTTGCCTGGATTTTGGAGGTCTCCGGTATCAGACGGTGTATGTTCAAGGGAGTAGGGATCTACCATGGGAGCCTGCTCCCGAAGGAAAAGCTTCTGGTCGAGAGGGCCTACAGGGAAAGGATCATCGATGTGGTCGTCGGTACAGATGCTCTCGCCCTTGGAGTCAACCTACCGGCCGAGCGGGCGGTGTTCGCCCAGCTGGTGAAGTTTCACGATCGTTGTCCCATCTCCAAGAACGCTTTCCTTCAGATGTCGGGAAGAGCGGGCAGAAAAGGGCTGTTCGAAAAGGGCTATGTAACGTGGATCGATAAATCTCCGGCGGAGGCTTTCGGGGTTAGAACCGAGGAGGTATTCCGCTCTCTCGTCTCCGCTCCCTCCGAGGAGGCCCGGGTCGAGCTTCGTCCTGATTTCGGAGCTATCCTGAAAGGCCGAAGTTCGGTCGAGAACGAGGCGGATATAGTGGCGTCCGGTTCTTTGCCCGAGCTCAGCTACAGGAGGGTGTTGGCCGATATACGACAGGCCATGGAAATAATAGACGGAAGCCTCGATAAAATCGTTCCGGACGAGAAGACCAGGTTCAGAGCCATTCTGGCCGACGTATGGTATGGCGAGATGGAAGTGGAGCAGAATTTGGACATGGCGGAACTCTTCTTTTGGGGAATAGGCAAAGATGACTACGTTCATCCCGATGGATTGACCGCGGCGGAGCTGCTTCTTAAACACGAAAGGAACGAACTGCAATCGTTGCTTAAGGTGAAGAGGTTTAACAACTCTCTGCCGGAAGATTACAAGCTCTCCCGAATGGACGAGGTCGACGAGGCCGTAATGGAGATAGACCCTACGGTCTTCGGATTCGAGGAAAAGATTTACGAGATGGATACGACCAAGGTGGAACTTCCGGCCCTTAAACACAGGGTTACCGATAGATCGAAAGAGGGGAAAAAACGCAGCGGGAGACGACGCAGGAGGGACTTCGGAAAAAGAGGGCGAAGACGGTGA
- a CDS encoding Ppx/GppA family phosphatase — MSSVCRKALIEIGTNSVKFLIAEKDGHLGKPTYIEDSNKITRIGEGLAGSGRLGKTPMDRTLDCVRRFIAKADALGIRDVSAVATMALRRASNSKIFVDRLKAETGLSLRVLSGEEEAIYSFYGIAPLLPGGSDGWYFDTGGGSTEFVCFENGRVIRAFSLEVGAVSVTEKFMLSQDSCGECVETALQWIEGSLEEGGLPSEKGGSFLVGSGGNVITMAAVSLAPERLSSSKTVRLSLSELDRQIDLYGSISLQERRLIPGMDSDRAPIILAGACIVRSIFCILEVKEMLVSSLGLRHGFLNTLFDGDLFV; from the coding sequence GTGAGCTCTGTTTGCAGAAAGGCGTTGATCGAGATAGGCACCAACTCGGTCAAATTCCTGATCGCCGAGAAAGATGGGCATCTCGGCAAGCCGACCTACATAGAGGATAGCAACAAGATAACCAGAATAGGAGAGGGGCTGGCTGGATCAGGTCGACTGGGGAAGACCCCGATGGACAGGACCCTAGACTGTGTTCGACGATTTATCGCCAAGGCAGATGCTCTCGGGATTCGAGATGTTTCGGCAGTGGCGACTATGGCTCTTAGGAGAGCGTCGAACTCCAAGATATTCGTGGATCGTCTGAAGGCGGAAACAGGGTTGTCCTTGAGGGTCTTATCCGGTGAGGAGGAAGCCATATACTCCTTTTACGGTATAGCTCCTCTTCTGCCAGGAGGAAGCGACGGATGGTATTTCGATACAGGAGGAGGAAGCACCGAGTTCGTTTGCTTCGAGAATGGAAGAGTTATCCGTGCCTTTAGCCTAGAGGTCGGGGCTGTCTCCGTTACGGAAAAATTCATGCTTTCTCAGGATAGCTGTGGAGAGTGCGTCGAAACGGCTCTCCAATGGATAGAGGGATCCCTAGAGGAGGGTGGTCTTCCCTCCGAAAAAGGGGGGAGCTTTTTGGTCGGATCCGGAGGGAACGTGATCACCATGGCTGCCGTTAGTCTAGCTCCTGAGAGATTGTCATCTTCGAAAACAGTCAGGCTCTCTTTATCCGAGCTAGATAGGCAGATAGATCTCTACGGTTCCATCTCTCTCCAGGAACGACGACTCATCCCGGGTATGGATTCCGACAGAGCTCCGATAATACTGGCAGGAGCATGTATAGTGCGATCTATCTTCTGTATTCTGGAGGTCAAGGAAATGTTGGTCTCTTCCTTAGGGTTACGTCATGGCTTTCTGAACACGCTTTTCGACGGAGATCTTTTCGTGTAA
- a CDS encoding Na/Pi cotransporter family protein — protein MASPFFSWAQIAGGLALFLMGVTATSDGFRRFMGRSARQRMAEVTDKKPMAFVFGLILSAVTQSSSVATSFAVGLVDVGMLSLSGSLVVMIGASVGGTFVTLLLGLPVVQLAPGVLAISHFSVDLLKGKGRNGALVIRGISLVLTGMFVIKTGVSPLMEDPGFAEILLALSARPLIMGFVAVTAAAVLQSSAAVMALAIALVGAGSLPLEAVYPIVLGSHVGSSAMVLMASLSGKRNARLLGIGSALYKVIGIALVLPFSPLVPGFLSKLSFLSPELRCVVLQFAVVWYNALVVLPFTPILDRLLRACFVSDSQPIEEPAYLDNKLVEFPALALPLLDKELTRLAGFLEVETKLLLFPGGTLEDIGKLREGTDELWDVVADYFESMEISPKDGKNEAYARVAYALGAIKGIKESINDWLYPLIVTEGKKKRFPSVSADMGYEYESVLFELLRSAMGSFALGDLGLAKDVDRWYERLKEIDELIRRDIFRRGDYGRKGGLELLARGTQLAKACMEMTRGEKMAFEMGRVSDGRGPNVEMVREYDEQKSQ, from the coding sequence GTGGCTTCCCCTTTTTTCTCATGGGCTCAGATAGCAGGAGGGCTCGCTCTCTTCCTGATGGGTGTCACCGCGACCTCCGATGGCTTTCGTCGCTTTATGGGGCGTTCCGCCAGGCAGAGAATGGCAGAGGTCACGGATAAAAAACCGATGGCTTTCGTCTTTGGTCTTATCCTCTCAGCCGTCACCCAGAGCAGCTCCGTAGCAACGTCTTTCGCGGTTGGCTTGGTCGACGTGGGAATGCTTTCCCTGTCAGGTTCGTTGGTCGTTATGATCGGAGCAAGCGTAGGAGGAACGTTCGTAACGTTGCTTCTTGGTCTGCCCGTCGTGCAGTTAGCGCCGGGAGTTTTGGCTATATCCCATTTTTCCGTCGATCTCCTTAAGGGGAAGGGACGGAACGGGGCTCTGGTAATCAGAGGGATTTCCTTGGTGTTGACGGGTATGTTCGTCATAAAAACCGGGGTCTCTCCTCTCATGGAGGATCCCGGCTTTGCCGAAATATTGTTGGCTTTGAGCGCCCGACCGTTGATAATGGGGTTCGTGGCCGTAACGGCGGCGGCGGTGCTGCAAAGCAGCGCCGCCGTTATGGCATTGGCAATAGCCTTGGTGGGGGCCGGTTCGTTGCCTCTTGAGGCTGTATATCCCATCGTTTTGGGATCTCACGTCGGATCGTCGGCTATGGTCTTGATGGCCAGCCTGTCAGGTAAAAGGAACGCTCGTTTGCTGGGGATAGGGTCGGCCTTGTACAAGGTAATAGGCATCGCTTTGGTTCTTCCCTTTTCGCCTCTCGTGCCCGGGTTTCTTTCAAAGCTGTCCTTCCTCTCCCCGGAGCTCCGTTGCGTAGTGCTTCAATTTGCCGTGGTCTGGTACAACGCTTTGGTCGTTCTTCCCTTTACTCCCATCTTAGACAGGCTTTTGCGGGCTTGTTTCGTATCCGACAGTCAGCCAATAGAGGAACCGGCCTACCTGGACAACAAACTGGTGGAGTTTCCCGCATTGGCCTTGCCTCTTTTGGACAAAGAGTTGACCAGGTTGGCGGGTTTTTTGGAAGTGGAGACCAAGTTGCTTCTCTTCCCCGGAGGAACCCTGGAGGATATAGGGAAGCTGAGGGAGGGGACCGACGAGCTCTGGGACGTCGTTGCCGATTATTTCGAGTCCATGGAGATATCTCCTAAGGACGGTAAAAACGAAGCCTATGCGAGAGTGGCCTACGCACTGGGGGCCATCAAGGGAATTAAAGAGTCCATAAACGACTGGCTTTATCCTTTGATCGTCACGGAGGGCAAAAAAAAGCGATTTCCCTCCGTGTCGGCCGATATGGGCTATGAATACGAAAGCGTTCTTTTCGAGTTGCTAAGGTCTGCTATGGGATCTTTCGCCTTGGGGGATCTCGGGTTGGCTAAAGACGTCGATCGTTGGTACGAGAGATTGAAGGAAATAGACGAGCTTATACGTAGGGACATATTTCGTAGAGGGGACTACGGAAGAAAGGGGGGACTGGAGCTTCTTGCACGAGGAACCCAGCTTGCTAAAGCCTGTATGGAGATGACCAGAGGAGAGAAGATGGCTTTTGAGATGGGGCGCGTAAGCGATGGGAGGGGTCCCAATGTTGAAATGGTTCGCGAGTATGATGAACAAAAGTCTCAGTGA
- a CDS encoding tripartite tricarboxylate transporter substrate binding protein yields the protein MKRGIALGVLVGILCLVGTAWAAYPEKPVTVIVPSNAGGGTDTMARLVAKFAEKYLGQPMVIVNKPGAGGQIGFESIARAKKDGYTIGCIYTPHVAAHVSAGRAKYTLDSFAPIANVVTDPGVLVVKADSPFNTVEELIAFAKENPGKLNGSTSGPGGDDDFALRQLEKAAGISINAVPSKGSSGQKAAVMGGHVDLAFMNASQVEAQVDSGELRLLGIMTVKRRSYLPELPTFKEMGYEVYSDSSRGFAAPAGVPEDVMAKLMEVFDKVLNDPEFISASQGQLLLDILNADEYTIYLKSLQNTTDEAFKVAPW from the coding sequence GTGAAACGCGGTATAGCTTTAGGGGTTTTAGTGGGGATTCTGTGTCTGGTAGGGACGGCTTGGGCAGCCTATCCGGAGAAACCGGTGACTGTTATAGTCCCTTCCAACGCCGGAGGGGGAACGGACACTATGGCCAGGCTGGTTGCCAAATTTGCTGAAAAATACCTTGGACAGCCTATGGTCATAGTCAATAAACCCGGTGCCGGAGGCCAGATAGGATTCGAGTCCATCGCAAGGGCCAAGAAGGATGGTTACACAATAGGTTGTATATACACGCCTCACGTGGCTGCTCACGTATCGGCCGGTAGGGCTAAATATACTCTCGATAGCTTTGCTCCCATAGCCAACGTGGTTACCGATCCCGGAGTCTTGGTGGTCAAGGCCGACAGTCCCTTCAATACGGTGGAGGAGTTAATAGCTTTCGCCAAGGAGAATCCGGGAAAACTCAACGGTTCCACCTCGGGCCCTGGAGGCGACGATGACTTTGCCCTTCGACAGTTGGAGAAGGCCGCCGGAATATCCATAAACGCCGTCCCCTCTAAGGGCTCTTCCGGTCAGAAGGCTGCGGTTATGGGCGGACATGTCGATCTGGCTTTCATGAACGCCTCTCAGGTCGAAGCCCAGGTCGATTCCGGAGAGCTTCGATTGCTTGGGATAATGACGGTGAAAAGACGCTCTTATCTTCCCGAATTACCGACGTTTAAAGAGATGGGCTACGAGGTGTACTCCGATTCCTCCAGGGGGTTCGCCGCTCCGGCGGGCGTTCCCGAGGATGTCATGGCTAAACTCATGGAGGTTTTCGACAAGGTGCTCAACGACCCTGAGTTCATCTCTGCATCTCAAGGTCAGCTTTTGCTGGACATATTGAACGCAGACGAATATACGATATATCTCAAGAGCCTCCAGAACACCACCGACGAAGCTTTCAAGGTGGCTCCCTGGTAG